A region of Sugiyamaella lignohabitans strain CBS 10342 chromosome A, complete sequence DNA encodes the following proteins:
- the RAD30 gene encoding Rad30p (DNA polymerase eta; involved in translesion synthesis during post-replication repair; catalyzes the synthesis of DNA opposite cyclobutane pyrimidine dimers and other lesions; involved in formation of post-replicative damage-induced genome-wide cohesion; may also have a role in protection against mitochondrial mutagenesis; mutations in human pol eta are responsible for XPV; GO_component: GO:0005739 - mitochondrion [Evidence IDA] [PMID 23313845]; GO_component: GO:0005634 - nucleus [Evidence IEA,IEA]; GO_component: GO:0005634 - nucleus [Evidence IDA] [PMID 23313845]; GO_component: GO:0005657 - replication fork [Evidence IPI] [PMID 11545742]; GO_function: GO:0003677 - DNA binding [Evidence IEA]; GO_function: GO:0003887 - DNA-directed DNA polymerase activity [Evidence IEA,IEA,IEA]; GO_function: GO:0003887 - DNA-directed DNA polymerase activity [Evidence IDA] [PMID 10601233]; GO_function: GO:0003887 - DNA-directed DNA polymerase activity [Evidence IDA] [PMID 9974380]; GO_function: GO:0003684 - damaged DNA binding [Evidence IEA]; GO_function: GO:0046872 - metal ion binding [Evidence IEA]; GO_function: GO:0016779 - nucleotidyltransferase activity [Evidence IEA]; GO_function: GO:0016740 - transferase activity [Evidence IEA]; GO_process: GO:0006281 - DNA repair [Evidence IEA,IEA]; GO_process: GO:0006260 - DNA replication [Evidence IEA]; GO_process: GO:0006261 - DNA-dependent DNA replication [Evidence IEA,IEA,IEA]; GO_process: GO:0006974 - cellular response to DNA damage stimulus [Evidence IEA]; GO_process: GO:0007059 - chromosome segregation [Evidence IMP] [PMID 23326240]; GO_process: GO:0070987 - error-free translesion synthesis [Evidence IDA] [PMID 10713149]; GO_process: GO:0070987 - error-free translesion synthesis [Evidence IDA] [PMID 10932195]; GO_process: GO:0070987 - error-free translesion synthesis [Evidence IDA] [PMID 11027270]; GO_process: GO:0070987 - error-free translesion synthesis [Evidence IDA] [PMID 9974380]; GO_process: GO:0042276 - error-prone translesion synthesis [Evidence IDA] [PMID 10713149]; GO_process: GO:0042276 - error-prone translesion synthesis [Evidence IMP] [PMID 12110599]; GO_process: GO:0042276 - error-prone translesion synthesis [Evidence IMP] [PMID 16387871]; GO_process: GO:0007064 - mitotic sister chromatid cohesion [Evidence IMP] [PMID 23326240]) — MVNHEVEKEKLNSKFTKRDFDGLLEASTSHSSPLAVIAHIDLDAFYAQCEQVRLGLTKEHPVVCRQWNSLIAVSYAARKYGVSRMQTIEDARKLCPDLIFPHVATFKKGETTWNYYEDPDVENHKVSLDPFRRESRKIFAIFKSYCDVIEKAGIDETFLDLGKLVREKAIDLFPKQFETVAKMNPTDHLPLPPEIIPSDLKWYGHVFKGDNETPEESDAVGQIQKNPYHSQTPSSVPKDWDDILLMIGSSIVDEIRRDVFARHKYTCSAGISRNKILAKLGSPRNKPNGQTVIKTSEIINFMSSCEFTDMWGLGGRFGDEVTKKLGVPDTGSIQYLLNIPIETIKRKTDASIGERIYNLVRGQVSSEVVTRINIKSMQSVKQFGSKPLKTLDDCKDWIKVFAADIAGRIVELDEEHGNDGVPLRPRTVSLQQGTHKPIAVTRRKQAQFLKLFKASTFKELSGLLIEAGESLLMQLQSESPTSLLPSSSLSLSVSQIVPITDKGSRTIETYFRKDDRVTSRNHSPIYMSRNAIKPLPQKINSKDSDIPGTDSVSSLADRQEASHKVTFDSPMFRLDDESDEESLFVSEKIKCDKCGNKISVDSVSEHIDWHFAMDLQQQEELKHMTNHLKAKQPSIGASSPRRDVVKQKASSHQSGRIAKKPKTVKNRTVLDFFQRAPKTDGANKNI; from the coding sequence ATGGTCAATCATGAGGtagagaaagaaaagttGAATTCTAAATTCACAAAGCGCGACTTTGATGGATTGCTAGAGGCATCTACCTCGCACAGTTCGCCATTGGCTGTGATTGCTCACATAGATTTGGATGCGTTTTATGCTCAGTGCGAACAGGTTAGATTGGGCCTCACCAAGGAGCATCCTGTGGTATGTAGACAGTGGAATTCCCTCATTGCTGTAAGCTATGCTGCTCGCAAATATGGAGTATCCCGTATGCAAACCATCGAGGATGCGCGTAAGCTCTGCCCTGATCTTATCTTTCCCCATGTTGCAACTTTCAAGAAAGGCGAGACAACTTGGAATTATTACGAAGACCCAGATGTGGAGAATCACAAGGTTAGCTTGGATCCCTTCCGTAGAGAAAGTAGAAAGATATTTGCAATATTCAAATCGTACTGTGACGTGATAGAAAAAGCAGGCATAGATGAAACATTTCTGGATCTAGGTAAGCTAGTACGTGAGAAGGCAATAGACCTTTTCCCAAAGCAATTTGAAACGGTAGCGAAAATGAATCCCACAGACCATCTTCCGCTTCCACCTGAAATCATCCCTAGTGACTTGAAGTGGTATGGTCATGTATTCAAAGGAGATAATGAAACGCCAGAAGAATCAGATGCGGTGGGCCAAATTCAGAAGAACCCATATCACTCTCAAACACCGTCGTCGGTTCCGAAGGACTGGGACGATATCTTATTAATGATCGGATCTTCTATTGTCGATGAAATAAGACGTGATGTTTTTGCTAGACACAAGTATACTTGTTCTGCAGGAATATCTCGTAACAAAATATTAGCTAAATTAGGGAGTCCGAGAAACAAACCAAATGGTCAAACAGTAATAAAAACTTCGGAAATAATCAATTTCATGTCTTCTTGTGAGTTCACAGATATGTGGGGCCTGGGAGGAAGATTTGGTGACGAGGTTACTAAAAAGCTAGGGGTTCCGGATACGGGTTCAATTCAGTATCTTCTAAACATACCCATAGAAACAATAAAGAGGAAGACGGATGCATCAATTGGCGAAAGGATCTATAACTTAGTTCGAGGGCAAGTATCGTCAGAGGTGGTTACTAggataaatattaaatctATGCAGTCAGTAAAACAGTTCGGTAGTAAGCCTCTTAAAACTTTGGATGACTGCAAAGACTGGATAAAAGTATTCGCTGCGGACATTGCTGGAAGGATAGTAGAATTAGACGAAGAGCATGGGAACGATGGTGTCCCGTTAAGGCCGAGGACAGTGTCTCTACAGCAAGGAACTCATAAGCCTATAGCAGTAACTCGAAGGAAACAAGCACAGTTTTTAAAACTTTTCAAAGCATCAACATTCAAAGAACTCTCAGGTTTATTAATCGAAGCTGGAGAGTCCCTTCTCATGCAGCTTCAATCAGAGAGTCCAACGTCTTTACTGCCCTCCAGTTCTCTCAGCTTGTCCGTTTCTCAGATTGTGCCAATTACTGACAAGGGATCTCGTACGATAGAGACATATTTCAGAAAAGATGATCGTGTGACATCTAGAAACCATTCACCTATATACATGTCTCGGAACGCGATCAAACCATTACCTCAAAAGATTAATTCCAAAGATTCCGACATACCTGGAACTGACTCAGTGAGTTCTCTGGCTGATCGACAAGAAGCGAGTCACAAGGTAACGTTTGATTCACCTATGTTTAGACTAGATGATGAGTCAGATGAAGAATCACTCTTTGTCAGCGAGAAGATAAAATGCGATAAGTGCGGAAACAAAATATCAGTGGATAGTGTAAGTGAACATATTGACTGGCACTTTGCAATGgatcttcaacagcaggaaGAGCTGAAGCACATGACGAATCATCTAAAGGCGAAGCAACCTTCTATtggagcttcttctcctcgAAGGGACGTTGTTAAACAAAAGGCCAGCTCTCACCAAAGTGGTAGGATTGCGAAGAAACCTAAAACAGTGAAGAACCGGACCGTTCTGGACTTTTTCCAGCGAGCACCAAAAACTGATGGCGCTAATAAGAATATttaa
- the DTR1 gene encoding Dtr1p (Putative dityrosine transporter of the major facilitator superfamily; member of the 12-spanner drug:H(+) antiporter DHA1 family; required for spore wall synthesis; sequence similarity to QDR1 and QDR3, and the triple mutant dtr1 qdr1 qdr3 exhibits reduced dityrosine fluorescence relative to the single mutants; expressed during sporulation; GO_component: GO:0016021 - integral component of membrane [Evidence IEA,IEA]; GO_component: GO:0016021 - integral component of membrane [Evidence ISM] [PMID 12192589]; GO_component: GO:0016020 - membrane [Evidence IEA]; GO_component: GO:0005628 - prospore membrane [Evidence IEA]; GO_component: GO:0005628 - prospore membrane [Evidence IDA] [PMID 12455697]; GO_component: GO:0005628 - prospore membrane [Evidence IDA] [PMID 15755916]; GO_function: GO:0005275 - amine transmembrane transporter activity [Evidence IMP] [PMID 12455697]; GO_process: GO:0015837 - amine transport [Evidence IMP] [PMID 12455697]; GO_process: GO:0030476 - ascospore wall assembly [Evidence IMP] [PMID 12455697]; GO_process: GO:0030435 - sporulation resulting in formation of a cellular spore [Evidence IEA]; GO_process: GO:0055085 - transmembrane transport [Evidence IEA]; GO_process: GO:0055085 - transmembrane transport [Evidence IMP] [PMID 12455697]; GO_process: GO:0006810 - transport [Evidence IEA]), translated as MSLTSEGSRMEMADTPLATTHRLKKNNGLSDPSECLVEEVHEDSTENIFEKCRSIEHQNDSEDIIEGSESDIKHSLDLELGTNFNRYSARRKQLLVLISALACFLSPMSTIAVLPAVSTISAQFHTTGNVINISNAVYCVVMAMSPCFAQPISDFYGRRVVFLICLVFFSVSSVLVGLSVNLEMFFVFRALMGLFGTAFYSVGAQIIGDIYEPKERGNAMGWILTGSQVGPSLGPVLGGAIISAGGTYWRVIFYMLAGLGAINLVMAAVFLPETSVETRMQAVIRESGTDRKFLNIFKYGSFNPWSVVVSLTYPSLSLAGVVAVGLSFSMYVMLTPIRYVVDPRFNLTSPIYGSLFYLAPGSGYLFGTFFGGKLSDAFVKKWIKKRNGRRIPEDRLRAVIIPLGFVYPISNLIYGWTLETEKGGMVVPIIFMFIGGVAQTCTFPALNTYCVDSMPQLKGTAVGGNYFIRFIASAVASAVALVCIQNIGVGWTSTICSFGLWLAFASVLILVKYGEKLREKYS; from the coding sequence ATGTCTCTCACATCGGAGGGTTCACGTATGGAAATGGCCGATACACCTTTAGCCACAACTCATAGgctcaaaaaaaataatggaTTATCAGACCCATCTGAATGTTTAGTAGAGGAAGTTCATGAAGATAGTACTGagaatatttttgaaaaatgccGCTCCATTGAGCATCAGAATGACTCTGAGGATATAATTGAGGGGTCAGAAAGTGATATTAAACATAGTTTAGACCTTGAGCTTGGCACCAACTTCAATAGATACTCCGCTCGTCGTAAGCAACTGCTGGTATTAATATCTGCTTTGGCATGTTTTCTTTCACCTATGTCTACGATAGCAGTGCTTCCTGCTGTATCAACTATTTCTGCGCAGTTTCACACGACTGGTAATGTGATCAACATTTCCAATGCTGTTTATTGTGTAGTTATGGCTATGTCCCCATGTTTTGCTCAACCCATAAGTGACTTCTATGGTCGGCGAGTTGTTTTTCTCATTTGTTTggtatttttttctgtgtCGTCTGTACTTGTGGGCTTATCAGTAAACTTAGAaatgttttttgttttcagagCACTCATGGGTTTATTTGGTACAGCCTTCTATAGCGTGGGTGCTCAAATTATTGGGGATATTTATGAGCCTAAAGAAAGAGGGAATGCCATGGGCTGGATTCTTACAGGATCCCAAGTTGGACCCTCACTGGGGCCAGTTCTGGGTGGTGCAATCATTTCGGCTGGTGGCACATATTGGAGAGTTATATTTTATATGCTGGCAGGTTTGGGTGCTATAAATCTCGTTATGGCAGCGGTATTTTTGCCTGAAACGAGTGTGGAGACTAGGATGCAAGCAGTTATTAGAGAGTCAGGTACAGACAGGAAGTTTCTTAATATATTCAAATATGGCTCATTCAACCCCTGGTCTGTGGTTGTCTCCCTTACTTATCCATCGTTATCACTGGCAGGTGTCGTTGCAGTTGGCCTCTCTTTTAGCATGTATGTCATGCTGACACCAATTCGATACGTCGTCGACCCACGGTTCAACCTCACCTCACCCATATACGGATCTCTCTTCTATCTGGCCCCAGGCAGTGGTTATCTCTTCGGTACTTTTTTTGGAGGTAAGCTGTCTGACGCTTTTGTCAAAAAGTGGATCAAGAAGCGAAATGGGCGTAGGATCCCTGAAGATCGACTTCGCGCTGTTATTATTCCTCTGGGATTTGTTTATCCGATCTCAAATCTCATATATGGATGGACTTTAGAAACAGAGAAAGGTGGCATGGTTGTCCCTATAATATTTATGTTTATTGGCGGTGTTGCGCAAACGTGCACGTTTCCGGCACTGAACACCTATTGCGTGGATTCAATGCCTCAATTGAAGGGAACGGCAGTTGGAGGCAACTATTTTATCAGATTCATCGCCTCAGCGGTTGCCTCGGCTGTGGCACTTGTATGCATTCAAAACATTGGTGTTGGTTGGACAAGTACTATATGTTCTTTTGGCCTTTGGCTTGCATTTGCATCTGTTTTGATCCTTGTTAAGTATGGTGAAAAGCTCAGAGAAAAgtattcttga
- the RPN12 gene encoding proteasome regulatory particle lid subunit RPN12 (Subunit of the 19S regulatory particle of the 26S proteasome lid; synthetically lethal with RPT1, which is an ATPase component of the 19S regulatory particle; physically interacts with Nob1p and Rpn3p; protein abundance increases in response to DNA replication stress; GO_component: GO:0000502 - proteasome complex [Evidence IEA]; GO_component: GO:0005838 - proteasome regulatory particle [Evidence IEA]; GO_component: GO:0008541 - proteasome regulatory particle, lid subcomplex [Evidence IDA] [PMID 9741626]; GO_component: GO:0034515 - proteasome storage granule [Evidence IDA] [PMID 18504300]; GO_function: GO:0003674 - molecular_function [Evidence ND]; GO_process: GO:0006508 - proteolysis [Evidence IEA]; GO_process: GO:0006511 - ubiquitin-dependent protein catabolic process [Evidence IMP] [PMID 10490625]) translates to MSLQQLGIEFVEAFQNADYTKTSTILPKIKIELARAGLMVPTNASSKQDLLAARQVLELGVLACIHNRDEDELNRLVAQIRPFYSKELGLPRSENENKLNGLYLLLLVSKNEIAEFHTELETLENAENDEYLAYPIRLERWLMEGSYDKVWKAITQKSQFPSPEFAILAESLVYTVRSEISVCVASAYESLPLSNARHLLFFSTNQEIIDFVHEQPGWELHDGRISFTKAAAAADGDYMDDGSAINGENSTTERLIANTLGYAQQIETII, encoded by the coding sequence ATGTCACTACAGCAGTTAGGTATTGAATTTGTTGAGGCATTTCAGAATGCTGATTACACAAAAACCTCGACGATTTTACCCAAGATCAAGATCGAATTGGCTCGTGCTGGGCTAATGGTGCCAACTAATGCTTCTTCTAAACAAGATCTGCTCGCAGCACGACAAGTACTTGAATTAGGAGTTCTGGCCTGTATTCATAATcgtgatgaagatgaactTAATAGATTGGTTGCTCAAATTAGACCATTTTATTCCAAAGAATTGGGACTGCCTCGAAGTGAAAACGAAAATAAGCTGAATGGCCTTTATTTGTTACTCTTAGTTTCCAAGAATGAAATTGCTGAATTTCATACCGAATTAGAGACTTTGGAAAACGCTGAGAATGACGAATATTTAGCGTATCCTATTAGACTTGAAAGATGGCTGATGGAAGGTTCCTACGATAAGGTCTGGAAGGCAATTACCCAGAAGTCACAGTTCCCCTCTCCAGAATTTGCCATCTTGGCTGAATCTCTTGTTTATACAGTTCGCAGTGAAATTTCTGTTTGCGTTGCATCTGCCTATGAGTCTCTGCCACTGTCCAATGCTCGTCATTtacttttcttctccaCAAATCAGGAGATCATCGATTTTGTTCATGAACAACCAGGATGGGAGCTTCATGATGGTCGTATTTCGTTCACTAAGGCggctgcagctgctgatggtgaCTACATGGATGATGGGAGTGCTATTAATGGCGAAAATTCAACTACCGAGCGTCTTATTGCAAATACTTTAGGATATGCTCAGCAAATTGAAACCATTATTTAG
- the MRPS35 gene encoding mitochondrial 37S ribosomal protein MRPS35 (Mitochondrial ribosomal protein of the small subunit; null mutant does not grow on glycerol, is sensitive to 2,4-dichlorophenol, and accumulates large lipid droplets; GO_component: GO:0005763 - mitochondrial small ribosomal subunit [Evidence IPI] [PMID 12392552]; GO_component: GO:0005739 - mitochondrion [Evidence IEA,IEA]; GO_component: GO:0005739 - mitochondrion [Evidence IDA] [PMID 16823961]; GO_component: GO:0030529 - ribonucleoprotein complex [Evidence IEA]; GO_component: GO:0005840 - ribosome [Evidence IEA]; GO_function: GO:0003735 - structural constituent of ribosome [Evidence IPI] [PMID 12392552]; GO_process: GO:0032543 - mitochondrial translation [Evidence IC] [PMID 12392552]) has protein sequence MISLQCRKPVSGTMTGIFGQRFASSLRSGQSKKKKATNPRMELNRFLGPKNFKGLYYRNPLAYTPDYAKYSKDANYITAYPIRQEDRMGPAVKWDQVFQSADNRRQYARNIDPLKPFADNPRCKSALLISDALRQSIIDEHNGGLSTQRISFKYKIALPRVEAIIKLYGVEQQFLSQVSINCALINFRSGHLLVYDDF, from the coding sequence ATGATCTCTTTACAATGTAGAAAGCCAGTCTCTGGTACGATGACCGGCATCTTTGGACAGCGCTTTGCGTCTTCCTTAAGATCCGGTCAAtctaaaaagaagaaggcaaCTAACCCGCGAATGGAGTTAAATCGGTTCTTGGGACCCAAAAATTTTAAAGGCCTATATTACAGGAATCCACTTGCGTATACACCTGATTATGCGAAGTACTCGAAAGATGCAAATTATATTACGGCCTATCCTATCCGACAAGAGGATCGAATGGGACCAGCGGTCAAATGGGACCAAGTATTCCAATCAGCTGATAACCGTCGTCAATATGCTAGAAATATTGACCCTCTAAAACCGTTTGCTGATAATCCACGTTGTAAGAGTGCATTATTGATTTCCGATGCTTTGCGGCAATCTATTATTGATGAACACAATGGCGGTCTGTCAACTCAAAGAATCAGTTTCAAATACAAGATCGCTTTGCCACGAGTAGAGGCTATTATCAAACTTTATGGGGTAGAGCAACAGTTTTTATCACAAGTAAGTATTAATTGTGCTCTGATAAATTTTAGGAGCGGGCATCTGTTAGTTTATGAtgatttttaa
- the MRPS35 gene encoding mitochondrial 37S ribosomal protein MRPS35 (Mitochondrial ribosomal protein of the small subunit; null mutant does not grow on glycerol, is sensitive to 2,4-dichlorophenol, and accumulates large lipid droplets; GO_component: GO:0005763 - mitochondrial small ribosomal subunit [Evidence IPI] [PMID 12392552]; GO_component: GO:0005739 - mitochondrion [Evidence IEA,IEA]; GO_component: GO:0005739 - mitochondrion [Evidence IDA] [PMID 16823961]; GO_component: GO:0030529 - ribonucleoprotein complex [Evidence IEA]; GO_component: GO:0005840 - ribosome [Evidence IEA]; GO_function: GO:0003735 - structural constituent of ribosome [Evidence IPI] [PMID 12392552]; GO_process: GO:0032543 - mitochondrial translation [Evidence IC] [PMID 12392552]): MRKMNTVMKSIFTSIKTDRDTGLPFEPVDNMTEIPIPEETRHQRFMSIAESEPFGPVDAAEALGIEPAAVTLEKLTQHDSIEETSKSSSTKTSKLSFFAPVLEGERTAFRFTDAKVGEVGYRYGASKDDRRHARKVKYQPSGKMVWA; the protein is encoded by the coding sequence ATGAGAAAAATGAATACAGTTATGAAATCCATCTTTACCAGCATCAAGACTGACCGCGACACCGGGCTGCCTTTTGAACCAGTCGACAACATGACGGAAATTCCAATTCCCGAAGAAACCCGCCATCAAAGATTCATGAGTATTGCTGAAAGTGAGCCATTTGGGCCTGTTGACGCTGCTGAAGCGCTTGGAATTgaacctgctgctgtaacGCTAGAAAAATTGACTCAGCATGATTCGATTGAGGAGACATCAAAATCATCCTCTACTAAGACCAGTAAGCTCTCATTCTTTGCTCCAGTCTTGGAGGGTGAAAGAACAGCATTCCGTTTCACAGATGCCAAGGTAGGGGAAGTTGGTTACAGATATGGCGCATCAAAAGACGATCGTCGTCATGCTAGAAAAGTCAAGTACCAACCATCAGGTAAGATGGTATGGGCATAG